The genomic stretch GAGATCAATCGCGACCTAGTTCGATGACCGCAGAAACTTCTCAGCCACGCTTTCCGGCAACCGCCTCGGACGGCCATGCCGGTTGATCACCGCAATTACCACCTTCGCGGCGATCAACAATGTCTCGCCGCGGCGGATCTCCTGGCTGAGAACCATCTTGGCACCGCCAGCCTTTTCCGTCGTCGTCAGGATCGTCAGGGCATCGTCCATTCTCGCCGGCATCTTGAAGTCGATCTCCATCCGGTGAACGA from Pseudorhizobium banfieldiae encodes the following:
- the ybgC gene encoding tol-pal system-associated acyl-CoA thioesterase, with translation MTDEVFLLSGQLTKTGHQLVQRVYYEDTDFSGLVYHARYLHFLERGRTDYLRCLGCQQSDLLAADEEGLVFVVHRMEIDFKMPARMDDALTILTTTEKAGGAKMVLSQEIRRGETLLIAAKVVIAVINRHGRPRRLPESVAEKFLRSSN